One genomic region from Herpetosiphon gulosus encodes:
- a CDS encoding FtsK/SpoIIIE domain-containing protein, with amino-acid sequence MGWYKAHNKVFLQTGRLVGDINHILISGQSDAGKDNAALNILLSLALTHTPQQVNFAIIDGKGLDWMGWQEKAHAWHVATDPEQIGDAMARLTAERQRRRAILAEAKATKWDHYQGGDLPMLVVFISELLLLENAVGSKNLTSWLNAELTAARAFGIRYIIATQNASNFSTQWRSQISLCMAGFQPLDSSDAPNTTMTAKELAERKLVAPSKLPSPSNGAGGVFVLVQSGDGINVRTSLISDQHRDYCLNQLPNLPKNDLHIKPKMSIDNDHEVLANLLNIGLEAVNAGATPTPSATLSATGRYTASQSQESAALQKTATRSADPFLPSNHDRPSATIALPFEDEIIPFTEQRRIIEAARSVSSRRQLCTELYNTTGGVKFTWVKNVCDALGLLQTTATVGK; translated from the coding sequence TTGGGATGGTACAAGGCTCATAACAAGGTTTTTTTACAAACAGGCCGATTGGTTGGGGACATAAACCACATTCTGATCAGCGGACAATCTGACGCAGGCAAAGACAACGCCGCCTTAAATATTTTGCTTAGTTTGGCCCTCACCCACACACCACAACAGGTCAATTTCGCCATTATTGACGGCAAAGGGTTAGATTGGATGGGATGGCAAGAGAAAGCCCATGCCTGGCATGTTGCCACCGATCCAGAACAGATCGGGGATGCGATGGCACGGCTTACCGCCGAACGCCAACGCCGCCGCGCGATTCTCGCAGAAGCCAAAGCAACGAAGTGGGATCACTACCAAGGTGGTGATCTCCCTATGCTGGTTGTCTTTATAAGCGAGCTATTGCTATTGGAAAATGCAGTAGGATCAAAAAATCTCACCTCATGGCTCAATGCAGAATTGACCGCCGCCCGCGCCTTCGGGATACGCTATATCATCGCCACCCAAAACGCCAGTAACTTCTCTACCCAATGGCGCAGCCAGATAAGCCTCTGTATGGCAGGGTTCCAGCCGCTCGATTCCAGCGATGCACCAAACACCACCATGACCGCGAAGGAATTAGCAGAGCGAAAACTGGTTGCACCGTCGAAGCTACCCAGCCCTAGCAACGGGGCAGGAGGGGTGTTTGTCCTCGTCCAATCGGGCGATGGCATCAATGTACGAACGTCGCTGATTAGCGATCAACACCGCGATTATTGCTTAAACCAACTACCAAATCTACCCAAAAACGATTTACACATTAAGCCAAAAATGAGTATTGATAATGACCACGAGGTCTTAGCAAATTTACTTAATATAGGGCTTGAAGCGGTTAACGCAGGTGCTACACCAACACCAAGCGCTACACTAAGTGCTACAGGGCGCTACACGGCATCACAAAGCCAAGAAAGCGCAGCGCTACAAAAAACCGCTACACGAAGCGCCGACCCATTTTTACCCTCAAATCATGATCGGCCAAGTGCTACAATCGCCTTGCCATTCGAGGATGAAATTATCCCATTTACCGAACAACGCCGGATTATTGAAGCCGCCCGAAGTGTAAGCAGTAGACGGCAGCTTTGCACCGAGCTATACAACACCACAGGGGGAGTGAAATTTACATGGGTGAAGAATGTTTGTGATGCTTTAGGGCTGTTACAAACAACGGCAACAGTAGGCAAATAA
- a CDS encoding helix-turn-helix domain-containing protein, whose product MNLIDPDELLLGPGAAKYLGISERRIFALRKEGSIGRKIAGFWMYTKTELDHYRATRQGKGGRPRKKGTTHDQTPDHGQNTDRGSTNNNETKGENSSEA is encoded by the coding sequence ATGAACCTTATTGATCCAGATGAATTGCTGCTTGGTCCTGGCGCAGCAAAATATTTAGGCATATCAGAACGCCGTATTTTTGCGTTGCGTAAAGAAGGATCAATTGGGCGAAAAATAGCAGGATTTTGGATGTACACGAAAACCGAGCTAGACCATTACCGAGCCACCAGACAGGGCAAAGGCGGCAGGCCACGAAAGAAAGGAACAACCCATGATCAAACTCCAGATCACGGACAGAACACGGATCGAGGTAGTACAAATAACAATGAGACCAAGGGGGAAAATAGCAGCGAAGCTTAA
- a CDS encoding ceramidase domain-containing protein → MFKLKFIKYPLIAFSLFCLMLAFINTIDYTWNGWKSATCFPSSCFCESIRDSIIRQPVNTWSSLSFVLSGLIVIRFGFTDRLENKNKNFITKYIGFPILFGIALIIIGIGSTFYHASLTFIGQFMDVFGMYLIATFMIIYVISRKINKIKIMLIAYVLSNILLALLLVFIPELRRYAFAIIIVIGLAMETLYIKKSDSYINTRYIKIAITSMAIAFAIWITDITKIICSPYSIYQGHAIWHLLGALSSLYLYLYYRSEERKM, encoded by the coding sequence GTGTTTAAATTGAAATTTATTAAGTATCCATTGATTGCATTCTCTCTTTTCTGCCTTATGCTTGCCTTTATAAACACAATCGATTATACATGGAATGGATGGAAAAGCGCTACATGTTTTCCATCCAGTTGTTTCTGTGAATCGATTAGGGATAGCATTATTAGACAACCAGTCAATACTTGGTCGTCATTATCATTTGTTCTATCTGGATTGATAGTAATAAGATTCGGATTTACTGATAGATTAGAAAATAAAAATAAAAATTTTATTACTAAGTATATAGGATTTCCTATACTTTTCGGCATTGCACTAATTATTATTGGAATAGGTAGTACATTTTATCATGCATCACTAACATTTATAGGTCAATTTATGGATGTTTTTGGAATGTATTTGATAGCGACATTTATGATAATATATGTTATTTCGAGAAAAATAAACAAAATAAAAATAATGCTAATAGCATATGTTTTATCGAATATATTATTAGCATTGCTTCTTGTATTCATACCTGAATTAAGGAGGTACGCCTTTGCAATAATAATAGTAATAGGACTTGCTATGGAAACGCTATATATAAAAAAATCTGATTCATATATAAATACAAGATATATAAAGATTGCAATAACCTCTATGGCAATTGCATTTGCTATATGGATAACAGATATCACCAAGATAATATGTTCTCCATATAGCATATATCAAGGTCATGCAATATGGCATTTATTAGGAGCATTGTCATCATTGTACTTGTATTTATACTATAGATCGGAAGAAAGAAAAATGTAA
- a CDS encoding DNA cytosine methyltransferase has protein sequence MINSVNPIRTISLFSGGGGLDIGFHRAGFHILACVEIDNLACKTLEKNIGQYFERDCKIINQDITKINPLDITREPVDFIIGGPPCQSFSAIGRRAGGAAGTYDERGELFEHYCRLVSYFKPHGFLFENVRGILSSHKGEDWRRITSAFRDIGYNISYRVLDTADYGVPQHRERLIMVGTREGNNGIKFPRPTHGPDAAVGAPHVTALEAILDLQAIQQPELKFEGKYSNLLKEVPPGSNYLHFTKEMGHPTPSFAWRSRFSDFLYKADPSKPVRTIVAKLGAYSGPFHWENRKFTVDEFKRLQSFPDDYEFVGGTGSILKQIGNSVPPIFAERLAEAVKQQIFGFNLGIDLIDEQEELSFDSRKSRKARATRSKRLISAPVGQSSLFSFDDVYPSINISNTHYFHYLSNKQRFKYDYQVNIDKGCLYRISEDRKDNTYNINIFEIKNGVVSVNHQVQYILSFYEHIGNGINKIECNLYCDSDQGIPVMWDSIEDVINLCSSYQTMMDVYGHFTEPYPSFSLEMNITTTKPSFFINFAKKFSVFDSCSKLLPISALSDIPGFYELNISNPIDVIQELRLLRFDVRVNQTNINIPKGYFRCCYPFTININKQVSVSWKESI, from the coding sequence ATGATAAATAGCGTTAACCCTATTCGAACGATTTCTCTTTTTTCTGGTGGCGGCGGATTAGATATTGGATTTCACCGTGCTGGTTTTCATATATTGGCATGTGTTGAGATTGATAATCTTGCCTGTAAGACATTGGAAAAAAATATTGGCCAATATTTTGAGAGGGATTGTAAAATTATCAACCAAGATATCACAAAAATTAATCCTTTGGATATTACTCGAGAACCTGTAGATTTTATTATTGGAGGCCCCCCATGCCAAAGCTTTTCCGCAATTGGTAGAAGGGCAGGAGGAGCAGCAGGAACCTATGATGAGCGTGGTGAACTCTTTGAGCACTATTGTCGTTTGGTTAGCTATTTTAAACCACATGGGTTTTTATTTGAAAATGTCCGAGGTATTTTAAGCTCTCATAAGGGCGAAGATTGGAGACGAATTACTTCTGCATTTCGAGATATTGGATATAATATTTCATATCGTGTATTGGATACCGCAGATTATGGTGTTCCTCAACATAGGGAACGTTTGATAATGGTTGGTACTCGCGAGGGAAACAACGGGATAAAATTCCCTAGGCCAACACATGGCCCTGATGCGGCAGTTGGCGCTCCTCATGTTACAGCGCTGGAGGCTATACTTGATCTCCAAGCAATACAACAGCCCGAGCTGAAATTTGAAGGTAAGTATTCAAACTTACTTAAGGAAGTTCCTCCTGGGAGTAACTATCTTCATTTCACCAAAGAGATGGGTCATCCGACTCCTTCATTTGCATGGAGATCGCGATTTTCAGACTTTCTTTATAAGGCTGATCCATCGAAACCCGTAAGAACGATTGTTGCTAAATTAGGGGCTTATTCAGGCCCTTTCCATTGGGAGAATCGTAAATTTACGGTGGATGAGTTCAAAAGACTCCAATCATTTCCAGACGATTACGAATTTGTGGGAGGAACTGGGTCGATTTTGAAACAAATTGGCAATTCTGTTCCCCCTATATTTGCTGAGCGTTTAGCCGAGGCTGTAAAGCAACAAATTTTTGGATTCAATTTGGGTATAGATTTAATTGATGAACAGGAAGAATTATCGTTTGATAGTCGAAAATCACGGAAGGCCCGGGCAACTAGATCTAAACGATTAATATCTGCCCCCGTAGGCCAATCAAGTTTATTTAGTTTTGATGATGTATATCCTAGTATCAATATATCTAATACTCATTATTTTCATTATTTATCAAATAAGCAAAGATTTAAATATGATTATCAAGTTAATATAGATAAAGGCTGTTTGTATCGTATTTCTGAGGATAGAAAAGATAATACATATAATATTAACATTTTTGAGATTAAAAATGGAGTTGTTAGTGTAAATCATCAAGTTCAATACATATTATCTTTTTATGAGCATATCGGTAATGGCATAAACAAAATTGAGTGTAATCTATATTGTGATTCAGATCAAGGTATACCCGTTATGTGGGATTCCATCGAGGATGTTATTAATTTGTGCTCTAGTTATCAAACCATGATGGATGTGTATGGACATTTTACCGAACCTTATCCAAGTTTTTCTTTAGAAATGAATATAACAACAACAAAACCTTCTTTTTTTATTAACTTTGCAAAGAAGTTTAGTGTATTTGATTCCTGTTCTAAGTTGCTACCTATATCTGCATTATCTGATATTCCAGGCTTTTATGAATTAAATATTAGTAATCCTATTGATGTTATTCAGGAGTTACGTCTTCTTCGTTTTGATGTACGTGTCAATCAGACTAATATTAATATCCCTAAAGGATACTTTCGTTGTTGCTACCCATTTACTATAAATATTAATAAACAGGTTTCTGTTTCTTGGAAGGAGTCTATTTAA
- a CDS encoding M48 family metalloprotease, translating to MPRFMGYLFYGVTVAIETASAWVRWRVMFACFSLVLSDPTSHWLALIVGYGPLMWSVLNVVGLPGGGFATRRQLGARILSQRERDALNQALAQLPSTTNAPKWVYALDVPVPSAFVIGQTLYLAHNLFASPYLAAIVGHELGHLNSSDGRFVLGLNRLVVPLFRAFSYGLAGEIYSADPLVASHARKQAGCIRSWLILLLSFMGGGVGIWAMTPLWVRYWRAREYDADRYAAQLGQADVLAEFLEVYAQPFDMAIPYFHGMVHPYTELRIDRLLTYQEHGYGASYPH from the coding sequence ATGCCCCGCTTTATGGGTTATCTGTTCTATGGTGTGACCGTCGCGATTGAAACCGCCAGCGCATGGGTGCGTTGGCGGGTGATGTTTGCCTGTTTTAGCCTCGTGTTGAGCGACCCAACCAGCCATTGGTTAGCGCTCATTGTTGGCTATGGCCCGCTGATGTGGTCAGTGTTGAATGTGGTAGGTTTGCCCGGTGGCGGTTTTGCGACCCGCCGCCAGCTTGGCGCACGTATCCTGAGCCAGCGCGAACGGGATGCGCTTAATCAAGCGCTTGCCCAGTTGCCGTCCACCACCAACGCCCCAAAATGGGTGTATGCCCTTGATGTTCCCGTGCCAAGCGCGTTTGTCATTGGCCAAACGTTGTATCTTGCCCATAATCTCTTTGCAAGCCCGTACCTAGCGGCGATTGTTGGCCACGAGCTAGGCCACCTCAACAGCAGCGATGGCAGGTTTGTTTTAGGCTTAAATCGGCTGGTTGTCCCCCTGTTTCGGGCATTTTCGTATGGCCTTGCAGGCGAGATATACAGCGCCGATCCGCTGGTTGCCAGTCACGCCCGCAAGCAAGCCGGATGTATCCGCTCATGGTTGATTCTGCTCTTGTCGTTTATGGGCGGTGGGGTTGGTATTTGGGCAATGACCCCGCTGTGGGTGCGGTATTGGCGGGCGCGGGAGTACGATGCAGATCGCTACGCCGCCCAGCTTGGCCAAGCCGATGTATTAGCGGAATTTTTGGAGGTATACGCCCAACCGTTTGATATGGCAATTCCCTATTTTCATGGGATGGTTCACCCCTATACGGAATTGCGGATTGATCGGCTGTTGACCTATCAGGAGCATGGGTACGGCGCAAGCTATCCCCATTGA
- a CDS encoding IS3 family transposase (programmed frameshift), with protein sequence MASKKPTSDETTHDPEVRPKAARTHWSARDRLRILAAADACAPGELGALMRREGIYSSHLARWRRQRAEGELAALTPKRKAAPTPEAQRQTAELARLRRENQRLQAKLAQAEVIIDVQKKPCNPVGDHAPSAADRRTGLITAVADLAPTMGIAAACRALGVPRSAVYRAAQPAPTAVPRRRPARALMPNEVAHIRAVLNSDRFADCTPRQIYATLLDEGTYLCHWRTMYRILAAHREVRERRNQLRHPTYAAPELLATKPNQLWSWDITKFKGPTTWSYFYAYVILDVFSRCIVGWMVMERESAVLAEQCIADTYHREGIQPNQLTLHADNGSAMTAKPVAQLLADLGVTKTHSRPHVSNDNPYSEAQFKTTKYRPDFPDRFGSLMDARAWMRAFVQWYNHEHCHSGIGLLPPAVVHRGQANAMTTARQQVLATAYAAHPERFVRGTPRPPRVPEAVWINRPVGPSDPSIAVALRE encoded by the exons ATGGCCAGCAAAAAACCAACGTCCGACGAGACCACCCATGACCCCGAAGTGCGGCCCAAAGCTGCCCGCACCCACTGGAGTGCCCGCGACCGCCTGCGCATTCTGGCCGCTGCCGATGCGTGCGCCCCCGGCGAACTTGGTGCCTTGATGCGCCGCGAGGGGATTTACTCCTCGCACCTCGCTCGCTGGCGACGACAACGGGCCGAGGGCGAACTGGCCGCACTCACCCCCAAACGCAAAGCCGCACCCACGCCCGAAGCCCAGCGCCAGACCGCCGAACTCGCCCGCCTCCGCCGCGAAAATCAGCGGCTCCAGGCCAAACTGGCCCAAGCCGAGGTGATCATCGATGTTCAAAAAAAGC CTTGCAACCCTGTTGGGGATCACGCTCCCAGCGCCGCCGACCGACGCACAGGATTAATCACGGCGGTGGCCGATCTGGCTCCGACCATGGGCATTGCCGCCGCCTGTCGGGCACTCGGTGTCCCGCGCAGCGCCGTCTATCGAGCTGCCCAGCCCGCTCCCACAGCGGTTCCGCGTCGTCGTCCTGCGCGTGCGCTCATGCCCAATGAGGTCGCCCACATTCGCGCGGTGCTCAACAGTGATCGCTTTGCCGACTGCACGCCACGCCAGATTTACGCCACCTTGCTCGACGAGGGAACCTATCTGTGCCATTGGCGCACAATGTACCGGATTCTGGCCGCCCATCGCGAAGTCCGGGAACGCCGCAACCAACTGCGCCACCCGACCTATGCCGCGCCGGAATTGTTGGCCACGAAGCCAAACCAGCTCTGGAGTTGGGATATCACCAAGTTCAAAGGCCCAACCACCTGGTCATACTTCTATGCGTATGTGATTCTGGATGTCTTCAGCCGCTGCATTGTGGGCTGGATGGTGATGGAGCGCGAATCGGCGGTCTTGGCCGAGCAGTGTATCGCCGACACGTATCACCGTGAGGGCATTCAGCCGAACCAACTCACGCTGCACGCCGACAATGGCAGTGCCATGACCGCCAAACCCGTGGCCCAATTATTGGCCGATTTGGGGGTGACCAAAACCCATAGCCGACCACACGTCTCGAACGACAACCCGTACTCGGAAGCCCAGTTCAAGACCACCAAATATCGGCCTGATTTTCCGGATCGGTTTGGGAGTCTCATGGATGCGCGGGCGTGGATGCGGGCGTTTGTGCAGTGGTACAACCACGAGCACTGTCACAGCGGGATTGGCTTGCTGCCGCCAGCGGTGGTGCATCGTGGGCAGGCCAACGCGATGACGACGGCGCGGCAGCAGGTGCTGGCGACGGCCTATGCGGCCCACCCCGAACGCTTTGTGCGGGGAACACCGCGCCCACCGCGTGTTCCGGAAGCCGTGTGGATTAACCGCCCAGTCGGGCCAAGTGATCCGTCGATCGCGGTGGCATTGCGCGAATAA